The DNA region AAGCAGCGAGGTCAACGACACGGTTGGAATAGCCCCACTCGTTGTCATACCAGGAAACAACTTTAACCATGTTGTCGCCAACAACCATTGTGGAGAGCGCGTCGATTGTGGAAGAAGCAGGATCGCCATTGTAGTCGCTGGATACGAGCGGCTCGTCGGAGTAGTTCAGGATGCCTTTCAATGGGCCCTCAGCAGCTGCTTTCAGCGCTGCGTTAACTTCTTCTTGCGTTACGTTCTTGGACAGCTCAACAACGAGGTCCGTTACGGAAACGTTCTTCGTAGGTACGCGCATTGCCATACCGTTCAGCTTGCCTTTCAATTGCGGCAGAACCAGGCTAACCGCTTTAGCAGCACCCGTTGTGGAAGGAATGATGTTCTCTGCAGCTGCACGAGCACGACGCAGATCTTTGTGCGGAAGGTCAAGCACTTGCTGGTCATTCGTGTAGGAGTGAACGGTAGTCATCATACCTTTCACGATGCCGAACTTCTCGTCGAGAACTTTAGCGAATGGAGCCAAGCAGTTGGTT from Paenibacillus ihbetae includes:
- the gap gene encoding type I glyceraldehyde-3-phosphate dehydrogenase, whose amino-acid sequence is MVKVGINGFGRIGRNVFRAALNNSEVEIVAINDLTDVSTLAHLLKYDTTHGRLNATVEAKEGALVVNGREIKVFAERNPEALPWAEHGVEIVVESTGIFTAKEKASAHLKGGAKKVIISAPATDEDITIVMGVNEEKYDAANHTIISNASCTTNCLAPFAKVLDEKFGIVKGMMTTVHSYTNDQQVLDLPHKDLRRARAAAENIIPSTTGAAKAVSLVLPQLKGKLNGMAMRVPTKNVSVTDLVVELSKNVTQEEVNAALKAAAEGPLKGILNYSDEPLVSSDYNGDPASSTIDALSTMVVGDNMVKVVSWYDNEWGYSNRVVDLAAYIASKGL